A single region of the Mycoplasma mycoides subsp. mycoides SC str. PG1 genome encodes:
- a CDS encoding phosphoglycerate kinase — MNYNNKKTLKDIDVKNKTVLVRVDFNVPIQNGVITDDNRIIAAFPTINYLLENDAKIVLFSHLSRIKSKEDKLKKSLAPVAKRLEELLNKQVKFINQTRGQELEKAISSLQSKEIILVENTRFEDVLDDQVVKYESKNNSELGKYWASLGEVFVNDAFGTAHRAHASNVGIASNIKVSAIGFLVEKELKMLFQAVNEPKKPFIAILGGAKVSDKIGVIENLLPKVDKLLIGGGMSYTFLKALGKTIGKSLLEEDKIDLAKHYLEIGKDKIVVPVDTACAKEFADVSPTIFEGNIPDEWDGLDAGPKTIELFKQEIKKAKTIVWNGPVGVFEFKNFENGTKSVCQAIAEQTQNGAFTLIGGGDSASAAINMGFKDKFSWISTGGGASLEFMEGKELLGISAIQDK, encoded by the coding sequence ATGAATTACAATAACAAAAAAACATTAAAAGACATAGATGTTAAAAATAAAACTGTATTAGTTCGTGTGGATTTTAATGTACCAATTCAAAATGGAGTTATTACTGATGATAATCGTATAATTGCTGCTTTTCCTACTATAAATTACTTACTTGAAAATGATGCAAAAATTGTTTTATTTTCACACTTATCAAGAATTAAATCAAAAGAAGATAAACTAAAAAAATCTTTAGCCCCAGTTGCTAAAAGATTAGAAGAATTATTAAATAAACAAGTTAAATTTATTAATCAAACTAGAGGACAAGAACTAGAAAAAGCTATTAGTTCATTACAATCTAAAGAAATTATTTTAGTTGAAAACACTAGATTTGAAGATGTTTTAGATGATCAAGTTGTTAAGTATGAATCAAAAAACAATTCTGAATTAGGAAAATATTGAGCTAGTTTGGGAGAAGTTTTTGTAAATGATGCTTTTGGAACTGCACATAGGGCACACGCTTCAAATGTTGGAATTGCTTCAAATATTAAAGTTTCAGCTATTGGATTTTTAGTTGAAAAAGAACTAAAAATGTTATTTCAAGCAGTCAATGAACCTAAAAAACCATTTATTGCTATTTTAGGGGGAGCTAAAGTTTCAGATAAAATTGGTGTTATTGAAAATTTATTACCAAAAGTAGATAAATTATTAATTGGTGGAGGAATGAGTTATACATTCTTAAAAGCATTAGGAAAAACTATTGGTAAATCATTATTAGAAGAAGATAAAATTGATTTAGCAAAACATTATTTAGAAATTGGTAAAGATAAAATTGTAGTACCTGTTGATACTGCTTGTGCAAAAGAATTTGCAGATGTTAGTCCAACTATTTTTGAAGGAAATATTCCTGACGAATGAGATGGATTAGATGCCGGACCAAAAACAATTGAATTATTTAAACAAGAAATTAAAAAAGCTAAAACTATTGTTTGAAATGGACCTGTTGGAGTATTTGAATTTAAAAACTTTGAAAACGGTACAAAATCAGTCTGTCAAGCCATTGCTGAACAAACACAAAATGGTGCATTTACTTTAATTGGTGGTGGAGATAGTGCTTCAGCTGCAATTAATATGGGATTTAAAGATAAATTTTCATGAATTTCAACTGGTGGAGGAGCTTCACTTGAATTTATGGAAGGAAAAGAATTACTAGGAATTTCTGCAATTCAAGATAAATAA
- the gap gene encoding type I glyceraldehyde-3-phosphate dehydrogenase, with product MSKKVAINGFGRIGRLTFRQLFEKDIEIVAINDLTDTKTLAYLLEFDTAQGIFCEGEISHTDNSIIIKGKEVKVFAEKDASNLPWSELKVDLVIELTGFYTDKEKASAHIKAGAKKVVISAPATGDLKTVVYGVNHKSLTSDDVIISGASCTTNCLTPFTKALDDAFTIKKGFMTTVHAVTNDQRLLDLNHKDVRRGRAAAWNIVPSTTGAAKAVSLVLPHLKGKLDGYALRVPTITGSITDLTVEFENQELTVEQINNAVKKALESDADLAKAMKYETKPIVSSDIIGSKYGSIFDATLTKVMNVDGKQLVKVCSWYDNESSYVSQLVRTTIYFMSL from the coding sequence ATGTCAAAAAAAGTTGCAATTAATGGATTTGGTAGAATTGGTCGTTTGACATTTAGACAATTATTTGAAAAAGATATTGAAATTGTTGCTATTAATGATCTAACTGACACTAAAACATTAGCTTATTTATTAGAATTTGATACAGCTCAAGGAATCTTTTGTGAAGGTGAAATCTCACATACAGATAATTCAATTATAATTAAAGGAAAAGAAGTAAAAGTATTTGCTGAAAAAGATGCTTCTAATTTACCTTGAAGTGAATTAAAAGTTGATTTAGTAATTGAATTAACTGGATTTTATACAGATAAAGAAAAAGCTTCAGCTCACATTAAAGCAGGAGCTAAAAAAGTGGTTATTTCAGCTCCAGCAACTGGAGATTTAAAAACTGTTGTTTATGGAGTTAACCACAAATCATTAACTAGTGATGATGTAATTATTTCTGGAGCATCATGTACAACTAACTGTTTAACACCATTTACTAAGGCTTTAGATGATGCATTTACTATTAAAAAAGGATTTATGACTACAGTTCATGCTGTAACTAATGACCAAAGACTATTAGATTTAAATCATAAAGATGTACGTAGAGGAAGAGCAGCTGCTTGAAACATTGTTCCATCAACTACTGGAGCTGCTAAAGCAGTTAGCTTAGTATTACCTCACTTAAAAGGTAAATTAGATGGATATGCATTACGTGTGCCAACTATTACTGGATCAATTACAGATTTAACTGTTGAATTTGAAAATCAAGAATTAACAGTTGAACAAATTAATAATGCAGTTAAAAAGGCATTAGAAAGTGATGCTGATTTAGCAAAAGCGATGAAATATGAAACAAAACCTATTGTTTCATCAGATATTATTGGTTCTAAATATGGATCTATTTTTGATGCTACTTTAACAAAAGTTATGAATGTTGATGGAAAACAATTAGTTAAAGTTTGCTCATGATATGATAATGAAAGTTCATACGTTTCACAATTAGTAAGAACAACTATTTACTTTATGTCATTATAA
- a CDS encoding ATP-binding protein, producing the protein MKLSDYKNNVKIKKLIEDSQNSNDIITDKVLLENQNILDEFLLNYKECNLDTKCEQVVKNYQVDLVFKDHQFYLKNVLCVHGKQTEKLFIIKKNYWFCDFDLNLFHLTIDEYFNTQLNNSLFTLLDQNEKNIRKTILKTIIKQIQKGYKKGFYLYGNSGVGKTYIFKVLANTLASKNKTVIFSTLRSLIDKLKESFNSSEINSLTLIKKIKTVDFLFLDDIGGENLSLWARDDFLFEVLNYRMENQKPTFFTSNFSIDLLEKNLQFTKQYNNFLTTQDVFKLEKIKIDRLISRIKTLAKEINLIGKNKRQTN; encoded by the coding sequence ATGAAATTAAGTGATTATAAAAATAATGTCAAAATTAAAAAATTAATTGAAGATTCACAAAATTCAAATGACATTATTACTGATAAAGTTTTATTAGAGAATCAAAATATTTTAGATGAATTTTTATTAAACTATAAAGAATGCAATTTGGATACAAAATGTGAACAAGTAGTTAAAAATTATCAAGTTGATTTAGTTTTTAAAGACCATCAGTTTTATTTAAAAAATGTTTTATGTGTTCATGGAAAACAAACAGAAAAACTATTTATTATTAAAAAAAATTATTGATTTTGTGATTTTGATTTAAACTTATTTCATTTAACTATTGATGAATATTTTAATACTCAACTAAATAATTCATTATTTACTTTATTAGATCAAAATGAAAAAAATATTCGTAAAACTATTTTAAAAACAATTATTAAACAAATACAAAAAGGTTATAAAAAAGGATTTTATTTATACGGTAATTCAGGAGTTGGTAAAACTTATATTTTTAAAGTTTTAGCAAACACTTTAGCTAGTAAAAACAAAACTGTCATTTTTTCAACACTAAGATCTTTAATTGATAAATTAAAAGAATCATTTAATTCTTCAGAAATCAATTCTTTAACATTAATTAAAAAAATTAAAACTGTAGATTTCTTATTTTTAGATGATATTGGAGGAGAAAATTTAAGTTTGTGAGCTAGAGATGATTTTTTATTTGAAGTGTTAAATTATCGAATGGAAAATCAAAAACCAACTTTTTTTACTTCTAATTTTTCTATTGATTTATTAGAAAAAAACTTACAATTTACTAAACAATATAATAATTTTTTAACTACTCAAGATGTTTTTAAATTAGAAAAAATTAAAATTGATCGTTTAATTTCAAGAATAAAAACTCTAGCAAAAGAGATTAATTTGATAGGTAAAAACAAAAGACAAACCAACTAA
- a CDS encoding DnaD domain protein has translation MLSKNFSYSVSLNFELDQEQYKSLTCLYQPLISAQAISLYLTLIQEVRISNILKEEALESKRLLNITNFSYKELIKTLDLLNAFKLIKVYVKKSDYSLIKFEILAPLKSDEFFNHTYLNSLLLNKLESNDYEITKFMLVNETKINTNQYKQIVVDLTDIYDQSLIADINIFDTEVNSFNTYLKKLNQLINVDYVLNSLKDKDIDLDFIQQSTLKSLYDLLTIKKLSEDQIIYLITNSYDFINKNIDLNIFKKLLINLITKKETNFDNKELLDLINQTTWSEYSKKKYDIDLSSYTTVFENIKQNYCLSNGIINCLIDFSYKKNNGQIIVKYIAKIAKTLFDKNINTTLKVMQFLKNIQSKSINYNYETMFDSNDFNLQTEAIFEFSEEELKCLV, from the coding sequence ATGTTAAGTAAGAACTTTTCTTATTCAGTTAGTTTAAATTTTGAACTAGACCAAGAACAATATAAGTCTTTAACTTGTTTATATCAACCTCTTATTAGTGCTCAAGCTATAAGTTTATATTTAACATTAATTCAAGAAGTAAGAATTAGTAACATTTTAAAAGAAGAAGCTTTAGAATCAAAAAGATTATTAAATATCACTAATTTTTCTTATAAAGAATTAATTAAAACACTAGATTTATTAAATGCTTTTAAATTAATTAAAGTTTATGTTAAAAAAAGTGATTATAGTCTAATTAAATTTGAAATTTTAGCACCACTAAAAAGTGATGAATTTTTTAATCATACATATTTAAATAGTTTATTGTTAAATAAATTAGAATCAAATGATTATGAAATTACAAAATTTATGTTAGTTAATGAAACTAAAATTAATACTAATCAATACAAACAAATAGTAGTTGATTTAACTGATATTTATGATCAAAGTTTAATTGCTGATATTAATATTTTTGATACTGAAGTTAATAGTTTTAATACTTATTTAAAAAAATTAAACCAGTTAATAAATGTTGATTATGTATTAAATAGTTTAAAAGATAAAGATATTGATTTAGATTTTATTCAACAAAGTACTTTAAAAAGTTTATACGATTTATTAACTATTAAAAAACTTAGTGAAGATCAAATTATTTATTTAATTACTAATTCCTATGATTTTATAAATAAAAATATTGATCTAAATATTTTTAAAAAATTATTAATTAATTTAATTACTAAAAAAGAAACTAATTTTGATAATAAAGAATTACTTGATTTAATAAATCAAACTACTTGATCTGAATATAGTAAGAAAAAATATGATATTGATCTAAGTTCATATACAACTGTATTTGAAAATATTAAACAAAATTATTGTTTATCTAATGGAATAATTAATTGTTTAATTGATTTTTCTTATAAAAAAAACAATGGTCAAATTATTGTTAAATATATAGCAAAAATTGCAAAAACTTTATTTGATAAAAACATCAATACTACTTTAAAAGTAATGCAATTTTTAAAAAATATTCAATCTAAATCTATAAATTATAACTATGAAACAATGTTTGATTCTAATGATTTTAACTTACAAACTGAAGCTATTTTTGAGTTCAGTGAAGAAGAGTTGAAGTGTTTAGTATAG
- the mutM gene encoding DNA-formamidopyrimidine glycosylase has protein sequence MPELPEVVTVTNTIKPKIINRTILNSQIFTNKIISSTNVDQFINLTKNQKIYDVYNLAKYIVIELKEHVIISHLRMTGKWVIENSDQYAYKKSWLRAELLLDNNLVFRFYDMRGFGTLNLYNKQTFLKDSHLDKLGPIPLNNQTSADYLFNKLQKSNKAIKTVLLDQHVISGLGNIYVNEVLFLSKINPLVSANLITKDQTKEIIKNCETVLSQAILLKGTTISDFESLPGITGGYQTKLLVHMNNKNCKICDTKISKIKVNGRGTYYCSKCQN, from the coding sequence ATGCCAGAACTACCAGAAGTTGTTACAGTTACAAATACAATCAAACCAAAAATTATAAATAGAACTATTTTAAATTCACAAATATTTACAAATAAAATCATCTCTTCAACTAATGTTGATCAATTTATTAATTTAACAAAAAATCAAAAAATTTATGATGTTTATAATCTAGCAAAATATATTGTTATTGAATTAAAAGAACATGTAATTATTTCTCATTTAAGAATGACTGGTAAATGAGTAATTGAAAATTCTGATCAATATGCTTATAAAAAGTCATGATTAAGAGCTGAATTATTATTAGATAATAATTTAGTTTTTAGATTTTATGATATGCGTGGGTTTGGAACTTTAAATCTTTATAATAAACAAACTTTTTTAAAAGATTCACATTTAGATAAATTAGGACCAATTCCTTTAAATAATCAAACTAGTGCTGATTATTTATTTAATAAATTACAAAAATCTAATAAGGCTATTAAAACAGTTTTACTAGATCAACATGTTATTAGTGGATTAGGAAATATTTATGTTAATGAAGTGTTGTTTTTATCAAAAATTAATCCTTTAGTTAGTGCTAATTTAATAACAAAAGATCAAACTAAAGAAATTATTAAAAATTGTGAAACTGTTTTAAGTCAAGCAATTTTATTAAAAGGTACTACAATTAGTGATTTTGAATCACTTCCAGGAATAACTGGTGGTTATCAAACTAAACTTTTAGTACATATGAATAATAAAAATTGTAAAATTTGTGATACTAAAATTTCTAAAATAAAAGTTAATGGAAGAGGAACATATTATTGTTCAAAGTGTCAAAATTAA